Proteins found in one Labrenzia sp. VG12 genomic segment:
- a CDS encoding CoA ester lyase — protein sequence MVTILQAPLFVPANRPDRFAKAAASDADAVILDLEDAIPASEKDSARANLTSTFTDKPVIVRVNAAQTPFHTADIDTLKFLEIDAVMLPKAEDLADIDKLWTSLGRRLPVIALIESARGLANAREIAAHEGVVRLAFGSIDYCADLGCAHRQDVLLPVRSELVLASKLAGIAAPIDGVTADLTDPAIAHEDAAHARDLGMTGKLCIHPRQVADIRRALAPGVSEIAWARRVLSAGDGAVVVDGAMVDAPVRIRARAILAAVPEDTR from the coding sequence GTGGTGACAATCCTTCAAGCACCACTCTTCGTGCCCGCCAACCGGCCGGACCGCTTTGCGAAGGCCGCTGCGAGCGATGCGGATGCTGTCATTCTTGACCTTGAAGACGCGATTCCAGCGTCAGAAAAGGACAGTGCCCGGGCCAATCTCACAAGCACGTTCACCGACAAACCGGTGATCGTCCGGGTCAACGCGGCCCAGACGCCGTTTCATACCGCCGACATCGACACGCTCAAATTTCTAGAGATAGATGCGGTGATGCTGCCCAAGGCAGAAGACCTTGCAGATATCGACAAGCTCTGGACGTCTCTGGGTCGCAGGTTGCCGGTCATCGCCCTGATCGAAAGCGCCAGGGGGCTCGCCAATGCGCGCGAGATTGCCGCTCACGAAGGCGTTGTCCGGCTCGCCTTCGGTTCAATCGACTATTGCGCTGACCTCGGCTGCGCGCATCGCCAGGACGTCCTGCTGCCTGTTCGTTCCGAGTTGGTGCTCGCTTCGAAACTCGCCGGCATTGCCGCGCCGATCGACGGTGTCACCGCGGATCTGACCGACCCCGCCATCGCTCATGAGGATGCTGCGCATGCTCGAGACCTCGGCATGACCGGCAAACTCTGCATTCATCCCAGGCAGGTCGCCGATATCCGCAGGGCACTTGCACCAGGTGTTTCCGAGATCGCGTGGGCCCGCAGGGTTCTGAGCGCCGGCGATGGCGCCGTCGTCGTCGACGGGGCCATGGTCGACGCACCGGTCAGGATCAGGGCAAGGGCCATTCTGGCCGCCGTTCCGGAGGACACCCGATGA
- a CDS encoding sulfurtransferase/chromate resistance protein codes for MPSPNTITVSQLNRLIGLPDAPVIVDVRIDEDFDNDPFFLPSAFRHPFNEVEALVQHLAGRKVVVVCWKGLKLSAGAAAILRAEGIEAQILEGGATGWREAGLPMVPAASLPARNEKGQTVWVTRHRPKIDRIACPWLIRRFVDPSARFLFVAPSEVAGVAERFNATPFDVEGVFWSHREEFCSFDTMVSAFGLTTEPLLRLATIVRGADTNRHDLAPEAAGLLAASLGLSRMYKDDLKQLEAGMGLYDAYYRWARDAVEEGHDWPTPSRKG; via the coding sequence ATGCCGTCTCCAAACACGATTACAGTTTCTCAGCTGAACAGATTGATAGGCCTGCCGGACGCACCGGTGATTGTCGATGTGCGCATCGACGAGGACTTTGACAACGATCCTTTCTTCCTTCCCTCAGCCTTTCGGCACCCCTTCAACGAGGTTGAAGCGCTGGTGCAGCACCTGGCCGGGCGGAAGGTGGTCGTGGTCTGCTGGAAAGGGCTGAAACTCAGCGCGGGTGCCGCCGCGATTTTGCGTGCCGAGGGCATCGAGGCCCAGATCCTGGAAGGGGGCGCAACGGGTTGGCGGGAGGCCGGATTGCCGATGGTTCCCGCTGCAAGTCTGCCGGCGCGCAATGAAAAGGGACAGACCGTCTGGGTGACACGGCACCGGCCGAAGATCGACCGGATTGCCTGTCCCTGGCTGATCAGGCGGTTTGTCGATCCGTCGGCCAGGTTTCTCTTCGTCGCGCCGTCGGAAGTGGCCGGGGTGGCCGAACGCTTCAACGCCACGCCGTTTGACGTCGAAGGGGTCTTCTGGAGCCACCGGGAAGAGTTTTGCAGCTTCGATACGATGGTGAGCGCATTCGGCCTGACAACAGAACCGCTTCTGCGCCTGGCGACCATCGTTCGCGGTGCGGATACCAACCGGCACGACCTGGCGCCCGAGGCCGCCGGGCTACTCGCCGCCTCCCTAGGTCTATCACGCATGTACAAGGATGATCTCAAGCAACTCGAGGCGGGTATGGGGCTCTATGATGCCTATTACCGTTGGGCCCGGGATGCGGTAGAGGAAGGCCATGACTGGCCGACGCCGAGCAGGAAGGGCTGA
- a CDS encoding cupin domain-containing protein — translation MQFPEFIQRFPALDVPFPEDVVKSYAVQSDAGLVVFFDFVKDMVLPPHSHLAQWGTVLSGEIEFTIAGETRTLGPGAIYDIPSGAEHGAIIKAGTKVIDVFEEAERYPLRT, via the coding sequence ATGCAGTTTCCGGAGTTTATTCAGAGGTTTCCAGCACTTGATGTCCCGTTTCCGGAGGATGTCGTCAAGTCGTATGCCGTGCAATCCGATGCCGGGCTCGTCGTCTTTTTCGACTTTGTCAAAGACATGGTCCTGCCGCCCCATTCCCATCTGGCGCAGTGGGGCACTGTCTTGAGCGGCGAGATCGAATTCACCATTGCCGGTGAGACCCGGACCCTGGGCCCCGGCGCCATCTATGACATTCCGAGCGGTGCCGAGCATGGTGCGATCATCAAGGCGGGAACCAAGGTGATTGACGTTTTCGAAGAGGCGGAGCGGTATCCGCTGAGGACCTGA
- the chrA gene encoding chromate efflux transporter, which yields MTAHQKTAPEVSGAAPSDGQDTSWGRLVSIFGGIGLLSFGGPAAQIALMHRKLVDETGWLSEKNYVNALGFCMLLPGPEAMQLATYCGWKLRGVAGGLLAGLLFVVPGALAIFALATVYALYGNVPLVSQLFLGIKAAVLIVVLEALLRLSKRALTEQRQWVIAGLAFIAIFFLALPFPLIVLAAGFYGAVFSSKHLGTSGSPPIGVPVSRTLRTVAIWLVVWLGPLAVLEGATGVPVLSELGWFFSKLAVVTFGGAYAVLAYMAQDVVTIHGWLSAGEMMDGLGLAETTPGPLILVTQFVGFLAAANEGGLALGLAGGLVALWATFVPCFLWIFAGAPYLEWISAQPRLKSALSAIIAAVVGVILNLSVWFALHVFFADVTAEKWSWLTLWLPDLASLDWRVPVLAALCGVLLLRFHAGLIWVLLASALGGVLLSLI from the coding sequence GTGACTGCACATCAAAAAACGGCACCGGAAGTGTCTGGCGCTGCGCCGTCAGACGGGCAGGACACCTCCTGGGGACGTCTGGTTTCCATCTTCGGCGGCATCGGCCTTCTGTCTTTCGGAGGACCGGCGGCCCAGATTGCCCTCATGCACCGCAAGCTGGTCGATGAGACCGGCTGGTTGTCGGAGAAAAACTACGTCAACGCGCTCGGTTTCTGCATGCTCCTGCCGGGGCCTGAAGCCATGCAGCTGGCGACCTATTGCGGCTGGAAGCTGCGGGGTGTGGCCGGCGGCTTGCTGGCCGGTCTCCTGTTCGTGGTGCCCGGCGCCCTGGCGATCTTTGCCCTGGCAACGGTTTACGCGCTTTATGGCAACGTGCCGCTGGTCAGCCAGTTGTTTCTCGGTATCAAGGCCGCCGTTCTCATCGTGGTGCTTGAAGCGCTCCTGCGGCTCTCCAAGCGGGCTTTGACGGAACAGCGGCAATGGGTGATCGCGGGTCTGGCTTTCATTGCGATCTTCTTTCTCGCATTGCCCTTTCCCCTGATCGTCCTTGCGGCCGGGTTCTACGGCGCTGTGTTCTCCTCAAAGCATCTCGGAACGAGCGGAAGTCCGCCGATTGGCGTGCCGGTTTCCAGAACACTGCGGACCGTGGCCATCTGGCTTGTCGTCTGGCTTGGACCGCTCGCTGTGCTTGAGGGGGCAACGGGTGTGCCGGTGCTGAGCGAGCTGGGCTGGTTCTTCTCCAAGCTGGCTGTGGTCACCTTTGGCGGTGCCTATGCGGTGCTTGCCTATATGGCCCAGGATGTTGTGACCATTCACGGCTGGCTGAGCGCCGGTGAAATGATGGACGGTCTGGGGCTGGCCGAAACAACGCCGGGGCCGCTGATCCTGGTGACACAGTTTGTCGGCTTTCTCGCCGCTGCCAATGAAGGCGGCCTGGCGCTCGGTCTTGCCGGTGGCCTGGTCGCGCTTTGGGCCACCTTCGTGCCGTGTTTCCTCTGGATCTTTGCCGGAGCTCCCTATCTGGAATGGATCTCCGCCCAACCGAGGCTGAAATCGGCTCTCAGCGCGATCATCGCGGCTGTGGTCGGCGTCATTTTGAACTTGTCTGTCTGGTTCGCCTTGCATGTCTTCTTTGCGGATGTCACGGCAGAAAAATGGAGCTGGCTGACGCTCTGGCTGCCGGATCTTGCCAGTCTGGACTGGCGGGTGCCCGTCTTGGCAGCGCTTTGCGGCGTGTTGCTGCTGCGGTTTCATGCCGGGCTGATCTGGGTGCTCCTGGCGTCGGCTCTTGGCGGCGTGCTGCTTTCGCTGATCTAA
- a CDS encoding alpha/beta fold hydrolase, which yields MTLPQIVLIPGLMNDADLWRDQIADLRDIAQPRVADITHGTSLAVLAEMVLATSADTFALAGFSLGGIVAQEVMRRAPERVTHLALLDTTMLPDTPERSREREQLITQTTKPGRFHGFGRKLARSYLSPDNQSNHVLIDRVRTMTERLGPEVFVRQSRIERPDSRASLARITCPTLVLCGRHDVLTPPDLHKDMASHIPGADLSILEESGHLTPIEEPDAVTANLRALLRRRSRLGAKPAAVETET from the coding sequence ATGACCCTGCCACAGATCGTGCTGATACCCGGGCTCATGAATGATGCCGATCTCTGGCGTGACCAGATTGCGGACCTTCGGGACATTGCCCAACCCCGCGTTGCCGACATCACCCACGGTACATCCCTGGCGGTGCTCGCCGAGATGGTTCTGGCGACGAGTGCCGACACCTTTGCCCTCGCCGGTTTCTCTCTCGGTGGCATCGTGGCCCAGGAGGTGATGCGGCGAGCCCCGGAACGGGTCACCCACCTGGCACTGCTCGACACCACCATGCTGCCGGATACGCCGGAGCGCAGTCGGGAGCGCGAACAGCTCATCACCCAGACCACAAAGCCCGGGCGCTTTCACGGCTTCGGCCGCAAGCTCGCCCGCTCTTATCTCTCGCCGGATAATCAGTCCAACCATGTCCTGATCGACCGCGTTCGTACCATGACCGAACGGCTTGGCCCGGAAGTTTTTGTTCGCCAGTCCCGGATCGAGCGCCCGGACAGCCGTGCCTCGCTCGCCCGCATCACCTGCCCGACACTGGTGCTGTGCGGCCGCCACGACGTTCTGACCCCGCCCGACCTTCACAAGGATATGGCCAGCCACATTCCGGGTGCCGACCTTTCCATTCTGGAGGAGAGCGGCCATCTGACACCAATCGAGGAACCGGACGCCGTGACCGCAAACCTGCGCGCGCTGCTGAGGCGCCGCTCAAGGCTAGGCGCCAAACCTGCCGCTGTGGAAACAGAGACTTGA